One region of Malania oleifera isolate guangnan ecotype guangnan chromosome 6, ASM2987363v1, whole genome shotgun sequence genomic DNA includes:
- the LOC131157528 gene encoding casein kinase 1-like protein 2 isoform X1 — protein sequence MEPRVGNKFRLGRKIGSGSFGEIYLGTNIQTNEEVAIKLENVKTKHPQLLYESKLYRILQGGTGIPNVRWFGVEGDYNVLVMDLLGPSLEDLFNFCSRKFSLKTVLMLADQMINRVEFVHSKSFLHRDIKPDNFLMGLGRRANQVYIIDFGLAKKYRDNSTHQHIPYRENKNLTGTARYASMNTHLGIEQSRRDDLESLGYVLMYFLRGSLPWQGLKAGTKKQKYEKISEKKVSTSIEALCRGYPTEFASYFHYCRSLRFDDKPDYAYLKRIFRELFIREGFQFDYVFDWTILKYQQSQLATPPARALGAGAGTSSGMPAAIVNADRRSGDEGRPVGLSSMDYSRRRGPAINSGSLSRQKSPVAADSAITKEAMQLSSSGFLGQSSGSRRAAVSSSRDPAIMGSDSDAPHARTTEASPGAVRRIAGGQRIGPSDLRHSSSGRNASTSRNYESALKGIESLHFENDERVRH from the exons ATGGAGCCTCGCGTTGGGAATAAGTTTCGGCTCGGTCGAAAGATCGGTAGCGGGTCGTTTGGGGAGATCTACCTTG GTACTAATATTCAGACAAACGAAGAGGTTGCTATTAAGCTG GAAAATGTCAAGACAAAGCATCCCCAGTTGCTATATGAATCCAAGTTATACAGAATTCTACAAGGAGGAA CTGGAATTCCAAATGTGAGATGGTTTGGTGTGGAGGGAGATTATAATGTTCTAGTGATGGATTTGCTTGGACCTAGTTTAGAAGATCTATTCAACTTCTGCAGCAGGAAATTTTCTTTGAAGACAGTTCTTATGCTTGCTGATCAAATG ATTAATCGTGTTGAATTTGTTCATTCTAAATCATTTCTACATCGAGATATCAAACCAGACAACTTTCTGATGGGTTTGGGAAGGCGAGCCAATCAG GTTTACATCATTGATTTTGGTTTGGCTAAGAAATATAGAGATAACTCAACGCATCAACACATTCCTTATCG AGAGAATAAGAATTTAACTGGAACTGCAAGATATGCCAGCATGAACACTCATCTCGGAATTG AGCAAAGCCGGAGGGATGATCTAGAATCTCTTGGTTATGTTCTTATGTACTTTCTGAGAGGAAG TCTTCCTTGGCAGGGTCTAAAAGCAGGAACAAAGAAACAGAAGTATGAGAAAATTAGTGAGAAAAAAGTTTCTACATCAATTGAG GCCTTGTGTCGGGGTTATCCAACAGAATTTGCATCATACTTCCATTATTGTCGGTCACTCCGGTTTGATGATAAGCCAGATTATGCCTATTTGAAAAGAATATTTCGCGAACTCTTTATTCGTGAAG GCTTCCAGTTTGATTATGTGTTTGACTGGACCATATTAAAGTATCAGCAATCACAGCTTGCGACTCCTCCAGCTCGTGCTCTC GGTGCTGGTGCTGGAACAAGTTCTGGAATGCCCGCAGCCATTGTTAATGCAGACAGGCGATCAG GTGATGAGGGCCGTCCTGTAGGGTTGTCGTCCATGGATTATTCCCGTCGTAGAGGACCTGCTATAAATTCTGGAAGTTTGTCGAGACAAAAGAGCCCAGTTGCTGCTGATTCAGCAATTACCAAAGAGGCTATG CAGTTATCAAGCTCTGGTTTTTTGGGGCAGTCAAGTGGATCAAGGCGAGCTGCTGTCTCTAGCAGTCGTGATCCAGCCATTATGGGAAGTGACTCTGATGCCCCTCATGCTCGCACCACTGAAGCTAGTCCTGGAGCAGTTCGCAGGATCGCTGGTGGGCAAAGAATTGGACCCTCAGACCTGAGACACTCATCTTCTGGTAGAAATGCCTCAACCTCAAGGAATTATGAGTCTGCCCTTAAGGGCATTGAGAGTTTGCATTTTGAAAATGATGAGAGGGTTCGTCATTAG
- the LOC131157528 gene encoding casein kinase 1-like protein 2 isoform X2: MEPRVGNKFRLGRKIGSGSFGEIYLGTNIQTNEEVAIKLENVKTKHPQLLYESKLYRILQGGTGIPNVRWFGVEGDYNVLVMDLLGPSLEDLFNFCSRKFSLKTVLMLADQMINRVEFVHSKSFLHRDIKPDNFLMGLGRRANQVYIIDFGLAKKYRDNSTHQHIPYRENKNLTGTARYASMNTHLGIEQSRRDDLESLGYVLMYFLRGSLPWQGLKAGTKKQKYEKISEKKVSTSIEALCRGYPTEFASYFHYCRSLRFDDKPDYAYLKRIFRELFIREGFQFDYVFDWTILKYQQSQLATPPARALGAGAGTSSGMPAAIVNADRRSGDEGRPVGLSSMDYSRRRGPAINSGSLSRQKSPVAADSAITKEAMLSSSGFLGQSSGSRRAAVSSSRDPAIMGSDSDAPHARTTEASPGAVRRIAGGQRIGPSDLRHSSSGRNASTSRNYESALKGIESLHFENDERVRH; this comes from the exons ATGGAGCCTCGCGTTGGGAATAAGTTTCGGCTCGGTCGAAAGATCGGTAGCGGGTCGTTTGGGGAGATCTACCTTG GTACTAATATTCAGACAAACGAAGAGGTTGCTATTAAGCTG GAAAATGTCAAGACAAAGCATCCCCAGTTGCTATATGAATCCAAGTTATACAGAATTCTACAAGGAGGAA CTGGAATTCCAAATGTGAGATGGTTTGGTGTGGAGGGAGATTATAATGTTCTAGTGATGGATTTGCTTGGACCTAGTTTAGAAGATCTATTCAACTTCTGCAGCAGGAAATTTTCTTTGAAGACAGTTCTTATGCTTGCTGATCAAATG ATTAATCGTGTTGAATTTGTTCATTCTAAATCATTTCTACATCGAGATATCAAACCAGACAACTTTCTGATGGGTTTGGGAAGGCGAGCCAATCAG GTTTACATCATTGATTTTGGTTTGGCTAAGAAATATAGAGATAACTCAACGCATCAACACATTCCTTATCG AGAGAATAAGAATTTAACTGGAACTGCAAGATATGCCAGCATGAACACTCATCTCGGAATTG AGCAAAGCCGGAGGGATGATCTAGAATCTCTTGGTTATGTTCTTATGTACTTTCTGAGAGGAAG TCTTCCTTGGCAGGGTCTAAAAGCAGGAACAAAGAAACAGAAGTATGAGAAAATTAGTGAGAAAAAAGTTTCTACATCAATTGAG GCCTTGTGTCGGGGTTATCCAACAGAATTTGCATCATACTTCCATTATTGTCGGTCACTCCGGTTTGATGATAAGCCAGATTATGCCTATTTGAAAAGAATATTTCGCGAACTCTTTATTCGTGAAG GCTTCCAGTTTGATTATGTGTTTGACTGGACCATATTAAAGTATCAGCAATCACAGCTTGCGACTCCTCCAGCTCGTGCTCTC GGTGCTGGTGCTGGAACAAGTTCTGGAATGCCCGCAGCCATTGTTAATGCAGACAGGCGATCAG GTGATGAGGGCCGTCCTGTAGGGTTGTCGTCCATGGATTATTCCCGTCGTAGAGGACCTGCTATAAATTCTGGAAGTTTGTCGAGACAAAAGAGCCCAGTTGCTGCTGATTCAGCAATTACCAAAGAGGCTATG TTATCAAGCTCTGGTTTTTTGGGGCAGTCAAGTGGATCAAGGCGAGCTGCTGTCTCTAGCAGTCGTGATCCAGCCATTATGGGAAGTGACTCTGATGCCCCTCATGCTCGCACCACTGAAGCTAGTCCTGGAGCAGTTCGCAGGATCGCTGGTGGGCAAAGAATTGGACCCTCAGACCTGAGACACTCATCTTCTGGTAGAAATGCCTCAACCTCAAGGAATTATGAGTCTGCCCTTAAGGGCATTGAGAGTTTGCATTTTGAAAATGATGAGAGGGTTCGTCATTAG